A section of the Hippea sp. KM1 genome encodes:
- a CDS encoding sugar phosphate nucleotidyltransferase: protein MQEMKAVVMAGGFGTRMQPLTHSIPKPMLPVVNRPMMEYVIRALASVGITDIVVLLYFKPDVIRDYFKDGSKWHVNIHYVLPDGDYGTAGAVKQAREFLDTPFIVMSGDVVSDFDLRGMVEFHKSRDSKITIGLTSVDNPLQFGVVIADEDGKIERFVEKPSWGEVISDTINTGIYVIEPEILDYIPSKSAFDFAKNLFPLLMREGVDIMGYNFDGYWRDVGNPDSYRFVHRDIFSKKLNFPFLFEQIPQKEGVLYIDGDVELEDGVRILETAVLADGVKVGKGSLLSNVAVGKNTRIGPDCVIRNSIIWDNVEIDRGVFLDNAVVCNGVVVGKNVVAKAGVILSEGCEVGPFSVFEQDVVVWPDKKIDAASIVNNNVIWGDRYRNTLFENGVISGKVNVEISCDVACKIGEAFGSQLPVGSKVIVGRDYDKAPRMIKRAFVGGLLSVGIQVIDLRVVPPTVLRYAIASDSSIMGGVYFKRNPSDPAGMEILLFNEHGLKLESSSSKAVDKSFFKEDFRRVDHTQIGSITDNEMIIEERYNRYVSRVSQLIDSKAINDSGIRAVFDLMYGIGKEIVPKVLSALQIENIILNAHFDEIKLSNLEYYEKKSKEDVSKIVSSLGLDVGFLIYPHTQRRLLIDDKGRVLDRMESINAVLELMDIQAGRLNKRFNVLLPSWSPDLNDGYFKHLNIRRGKYNDFTIEELKGFDLISKVDGNCSFPEFSLYRDALFASLKLLELLAKNGVKLSQLGGGIRHFFYSEFYIPCPQLKKGRIMKRFLELAKTKRYSTVDGIKMWEDSINWIFIMPNPYKEQLDVCIQANDEKTGMSMFKYYSDLIKEWIEEV, encoded by the coding sequence ATGCAAGAAATGAAAGCCGTTGTTATGGCAGGTGGATTTGGAACAAGGATGCAACCCTTAACCCATTCCATACCAAAGCCCATGCTCCCTGTGGTCAATCGGCCCATGATGGAGTATGTAATCAGGGCGTTGGCCTCTGTTGGTATAACGGATATAGTGGTTTTGCTGTACTTCAAGCCCGATGTCATAAGGGATTATTTTAAAGACGGCTCAAAGTGGCATGTCAACATACACTATGTATTGCCCGATGGTGATTACGGCACTGCGGGTGCTGTAAAGCAGGCAAGGGAGTTTTTGGATACGCCGTTTATAGTGATGAGTGGGGATGTGGTGAGCGATTTTGATTTAAGGGGTATGGTTGAGTTTCATAAAAGCAGAGACTCAAAGATAACCATAGGCCTGACATCGGTGGATAACCCCTTGCAATTTGGCGTTGTTATTGCCGATGAGGATGGAAAGATAGAGAGATTTGTTGAGAAACCCAGCTGGGGTGAGGTTATAAGCGATACTATAAACACCGGCATATATGTCATAGAGCCTGAGATTTTGGATTATATCCCCTCAAAGAGCGCCTTTGATTTTGCCAAGAATCTGTTTCCGCTGCTTATGAGGGAAGGTGTGGATATTATGGGGTATAACTTTGATGGGTATTGGAGGGATGTGGGCAATCCAGACAGCTATAGGTTTGTCCATAGGGACATCTTCTCAAAGAAACTCAATTTTCCATTCCTATTTGAGCAGATACCCCAGAAAGAGGGCGTTTTGTATATAGATGGTGATGTGGAGTTAGAAGATGGTGTTAGGATTTTAGAGACTGCCGTTTTGGCTGATGGTGTTAAGGTAGGCAAAGGGAGCCTGCTTAGCAATGTGGCTGTTGGCAAGAATACCAGGATTGGCCCTGATTGTGTTATAAGGAATTCGATAATCTGGGATAATGTCGAGATAGACAGGGGTGTTTTTTTAGATAATGCGGTGGTATGCAACGGCGTTGTTGTTGGTAAAAATGTCGTGGCCAAGGCCGGCGTGATACTCTCTGAGGGGTGTGAGGTTGGGCCATTTAGTGTTTTTGAGCAGGATGTGGTTGTATGGCCCGATAAAAAGATAGATGCCGCATCGATTGTTAACAACAATGTCATCTGGGGTGATAGATACAGAAATACGCTATTTGAGAACGGAGTCATCTCGGGCAAGGTCAATGTCGAGATTAGCTGTGATGTGGCGTGCAAGATCGGTGAGGCCTTCGGTTCTCAGCTGCCCGTGGGTTCTAAAGTTATCGTCGGAAGGGATTACGATAAGGCCCCCAGGATGATAAAGAGGGCGTTTGTTGGAGGCCTGTTGTCTGTGGGGATTCAGGTGATTGACTTAAGGGTTGTGCCCCCAACGGTTTTGAGGTATGCCATAGCCTCGGATAGCTCTATCATGGGGGGTGTTTATTTTAAGAGGAATCCGTCGGATCCTGCCGGTATGGAGATACTCCTGTTTAACGAGCACGGCTTAAAGCTTGAATCCTCAAGCAGTAAGGCTGTGGATAAATCCTTTTTCAAAGAGGATTTCAGGCGGGTTGACCACACCCAGATAGGCAGTATCACCGACAACGAGATGATAATAGAGGAGCGTTATAACAGGTATGTAAGCAGGGTAAGTCAGCTGATAGACAGCAAGGCCATAAACGACTCCGGCATAAGGGCGGTGTTTGATTTGATGTATGGCATAGGCAAAGAGATTGTGCCCAAGGTGTTATCTGCGCTCCAGATAGAAAACATCATCCTCAATGCCCACTTTGACGAGATTAAGCTGTCCAATTTGGAGTATTATGAGAAAAAATCGAAAGAGGATGTTTCTAAGATTGTCTCATCCTTAGGGTTGGATGTGGGTTTTTTGATATATCCCCATACCCAGAGGAGGCTATTGATTGATGATAAGGGAAGGGTTCTGGACAGGATGGAGAGTATAAATGCAGTGTTGGAGCTTATGGATATACAGGCAGGCAGACTGAACAAGAGGTTTAATGTGCTCCTTCCGAGCTGGTCGCCCGATTTAAATGACGGCTATTTTAAGCATCTCAATATCAGAAGGGGTAAATACAACGACTTTACCATAGAGGAGCTAAAAGGTTTTGACCTCATATCAAAGGTCGACGGAAACTGCTCGTTTCCTGAGTTTTCCCTATACAGGGATGCCCTCTTTGCCTCTTTGAAACTGCTTGAGTTGCTGGCTAAAAACGGCGTTAAATTGTCCCAGCTTGGTGGTGGTATACGCCATTTCTTTTACAGCGAGTTTTACATCCCATGCCCTCAGCTTAAAAAAGGCAGGATAATGAAGCGGTTTTTGGAGCTTGCAAAGACCAAGCGGTATTCCACCGTGGATGGCATAAAGATGTGGGAGGATAGCATAAACTGGATATTCATCATGCCCAACCCGTATAAGGAGCAGTTAGATGTCTGCATACAGGCAAACGACGAGAAGACGGGCATGAGTATGTTTAAGTACTATTCCGACCTGATTAAGGAATGGATAGAGGAAGTATGA